DNA sequence from the Sulfurimonas sp. HSL3-7 genome:
GATCAAGGACGAAGTCAAAACCTTTGATCCGGACAACAACAAGGTCATAACACGCGGCGGCGAGACGATCGATTATGATTACCTGATTGTTGCCACGGGTCTTCAGTACCACTACGAATGGATTCAAGGTCTCAGCGTTGACGATATCGGTAAAAACGGTATCTCCAGCGTCTATCTGAACAACCTTGAGAAAGGTACCGCAGAGGGCGGCAGTATCACCCACCAGTGGTTTAAAGATCTCCATGAAGCAGCCAAAGACGGGAATCCGAAAGTCATCTGTACGCAACCCGGAACCCCTATAAAGTGCGGCGGTGCACCACAGAAGATCCTCTACCTGAGTGATGACTATCTAAAGCGTGACGGGCTCACCGCCGACTTCACCTTTGCCACGAACGGCGGCAAGCTCTTCGGTGCCGTACCGGCAGTCGATGCAACGCTCAATAACGAAGTGCAGCCGCGTTACGGAAATATCACCAATAAATTCAAACACAACCTGGTCTCTATCGATGTGCAGAACAAGGTTGCCACCTTTGAACACAACTATGAGGTTCAGGGCAGCTATGACGAAGATCTCGAAGAGTACGAAATGATCGCCAAAAAAGAGCTGGTAGAGATGGAATACGACTTTATCCACATCGTCCCGCCGATGAGCGCACCGGATGCTGTGGTAAACTCACCGCTGGGTTGGCAGAAAGGGAGCGCAAAAGGGTGGCTCGAGGTTGATCGCGAAACACTCCAGCACCGTCGTTATGCCAATGTATTCGGTATCGGTGATATCTGCGGGATTCCACTGGGTAAAACGGGGGGAAGCGCACGTCACCAGGCGCCTGTTGTCGTAGGCAACCTGATCGCACAGATGGAGAGCAAGGCGTTACAAGAGAAATTTGACGGCTACACGGTCTGCCCGCTGAAGACACAGTACGGCAAAATCATCCTGGCCGAGTTCAACT
Encoded proteins:
- a CDS encoding FAD/NAD(P)-binding oxidoreductase, yielding MDTKDLKSLLKKSKNAEMLSRRDALKLMGISPIAAGVLASTSSSSIASAEASDATGKVVIVGAGAGGIMAAARLNRALSNPDITLIAPNEVHLYQPGQIFMAAGEYTFDDISKDNADLVPDGVTWIKDEVKTFDPDNNKVITRGGETIDYDYLIVATGLQYHYEWIQGLSVDDIGKNGISSVYLNNLEKGTAEGGSITHQWFKDLHEAAKDGNPKVICTQPGTPIKCGGAPQKILYLSDDYLKRDGLTADFTFATNGGKLFGAVPAVDATLNNEVQPRYGNITNKFKHNLVSIDVQNKVATFEHNYEVQGSYDEDLEEYEMIAKKELVEMEYDFIHIVPPMSAPDAVVNSPLGWQKGSAKGWLEVDRETLQHRRYANVFGIGDICGIPLGKTGGSARHQAPVVVGNLIAQMESKALQEKFDGYTVCPLKTQYGKIILAEFNYDGPAPSFPLDIGKPRWIWWAFDLYMLKPMYWYLMMRGLM